The proteins below come from a single Natrinema sp. SYSU A 869 genomic window:
- a CDS encoding MBL fold metallo-hydrolase, translated as MSQFRAADLEFPTAETDDADLEHGSIFFVGTATVIIEYAGFTILTDPNFLHSGDHVHLGYGITSRRRTDPAIEIEELPSIDFVLLSHYHGDHFDRVVEEKLDKRLPIITTHHAAEELAEKGFHETYPLETWEECDLQKGDVRLTITAMPGRHGPPVVSKGLPPVMGSMLEFRSDDSGPAEPPLVRLYVSGDTIVYDALEEIPERYPEIDLALLHLGGTRILGVLLTMDAAQGVEAVDLIDAKTSIPIHYNDYEVFRSPLSNFKAAVKKRGSRIV; from the coding sequence ATGAGCCAGTTCCGCGCCGCCGACCTCGAGTTCCCGACGGCCGAGACGGACGACGCCGACCTTGAGCACGGGTCGATCTTCTTCGTCGGGACCGCGACAGTGATTATCGAGTACGCCGGCTTTACGATCCTGACGGATCCGAATTTCCTCCACAGCGGCGATCACGTTCACCTCGGCTACGGGATCACCTCCCGGCGGCGAACCGATCCCGCCATCGAGATCGAGGAGTTGCCGTCGATCGACTTCGTCCTCTTGTCCCACTATCACGGCGACCACTTCGACCGCGTCGTCGAGGAGAAACTCGATAAAAGGCTCCCGATCATCACGACCCACCACGCGGCCGAGGAACTCGCCGAAAAGGGGTTTCATGAGACCTATCCGCTCGAGACCTGGGAGGAGTGTGACCTCCAGAAGGGCGATGTTCGGCTGACGATCACGGCGATGCCCGGCCGCCACGGTCCGCCGGTCGTCTCGAAGGGACTGCCGCCGGTGATGGGGAGCATGCTCGAGTTCCGATCCGATGATTCGGGTCCGGCCGAACCACCGCTCGTGCGGCTCTACGTCTCTGGCGATACAATCGTCTACGACGCGCTCGAGGAGATTCCGGAGCGCTACCCCGAGATCGACCTCGCGCTGCTCCACCTCGGCGGGACGCGAATTCTGGGTGTACTCCTGACGATGGACGCCGCACAAGGTGTCGAAGCCGTCGACCTGATCGACGCCAAGACGTCGATCCCGATCCATTACAACGACTACGAGGTGTTCCGGTCGCCGCTGTCGAACTTCAAAGCGGCGGTCAAAAAGCGGGGCTCGAGGATCGTGTAG
- a CDS encoding NAD(P)/FAD-dependent oxidoreductase, with protein MSDLLEYEVAVVGGGPAGLTTALYTTRLGHRTVLFEKEGGRHAMVSHVHNMPGVSENVSGRELAAHAVAQLEHYGGDFYPDAVESVTKLGGDEADGTADGNVDPRFRLEAAHATVDADRVVFATGFRDRSPEVPELERFTGRGLHYCLHCDAYTLGDGSVFVLGHTESAAHVAMTMCNFTADIDLLLNDREPEWDDEIDTQLAAHPIDRIETAVVSAYDEESIDTDEPPWLGGLAFADGTERDYLGGFAMYGSAYNAEFAAELGCDLSDDGAINVDENRETSVDGVYAVGDVTHGQNQTTIAIGDGAYAGLAVHKDLRTFPKSLDELEASDGTDDSDADSDGTAGNGANDDDVDGGIGESDLERAVPGSPSDLRAQMRRVRELETHPGLREPSPDRGRE; from the coding sequence ATGAGCGATCTACTCGAGTACGAGGTCGCCGTCGTCGGCGGCGGCCCCGCGGGGCTGACGACGGCGCTGTACACGACTCGGCTGGGCCACCGAACCGTGCTCTTCGAGAAGGAAGGCGGTCGCCACGCGATGGTGAGCCACGTCCACAACATGCCGGGCGTCTCCGAGAACGTCTCCGGACGGGAGTTGGCAGCCCACGCCGTCGCACAGCTCGAGCACTACGGTGGCGACTTCTACCCGGATGCCGTCGAGTCGGTGACGAAACTGGGCGGCGACGAGGCCGACGGCACCGCGGACGGCAATGTCGACCCTCGATTTCGACTCGAGGCGGCCCACGCCACAGTCGATGCCGACAGAGTCGTCTTCGCGACCGGCTTTCGCGATCGGAGCCCCGAGGTGCCGGAACTCGAGCGGTTCACCGGCCGCGGCCTGCACTACTGCCTGCACTGCGATGCGTACACGCTGGGCGATGGGTCGGTCTTCGTGCTTGGCCACACCGAAAGCGCTGCTCACGTCGCGATGACGATGTGTAATTTCACCGCCGACATCGACCTCCTCCTGAACGACCGCGAACCGGAGTGGGACGACGAGATTGATACACAACTGGCCGCCCACCCAATCGATCGGATCGAGACGGCCGTCGTCTCGGCGTACGACGAGGAAAGCATCGACACGGACGAACCCCCGTGGCTCGGCGGCCTCGCCTTCGCCGATGGGACCGAGCGGGACTATCTCGGCGGGTTCGCGATGTACGGCTCCGCGTACAACGCTGAGTTCGCCGCAGAACTCGGCTGCGACCTAAGCGACGACGGTGCAATCAACGTCGACGAGAACCGGGAGACCAGCGTCGACGGCGTCTATGCCGTCGGCGACGTCACCCACGGCCAGAACCAGACCACGATCGCCATCGGCGACGGTGCCTACGCCGGCCTCGCGGTCCACAAGGATCTGCGTACGTTCCCCAAGTCGCTCGACGAACTCGAGGCGAGCGACGGAACGGACGACAGCGATGCGGACAGCGACGGGACGGCTGGCAACGGTGCGAACGACGATGATGTGGACGGTGGCATCGGCGAGAGCGACCTCGAGCGAGCGGTCCCCGGAAGCCCGTCCGACCTCCGGGCGCAGATGCGACGGGTCCGCGAACTGGAGACGCATCCGGGGTTGCGCGAGCCGTCGCCGGACAGGGGACGCGAGTGA
- a CDS encoding pyridoxamine 5'-phosphate oxidase family protein: MTVTTVPPMAERLLESEPLMAHLGTCVEGRPHVAPVWYRYADKTVEIVTTGQKLANIRRNPRVALSIQKDEAGRTRWMVTLLGTATVVDDEAETTAARRRINEKYDADSEAYAENALVRIDVGSATYRIYDDALE; encoded by the coding sequence ATGACCGTGACGACGGTCCCACCGATGGCGGAACGACTGCTCGAGAGCGAGCCGCTGATGGCCCATCTGGGAACCTGCGTCGAGGGACGACCCCACGTCGCGCCGGTCTGGTACCGGTACGCGGATAAGACGGTCGAGATCGTGACGACGGGGCAGAAACTGGCGAACATCAGGCGGAACCCGCGGGTCGCGCTCTCGATACAAAAGGACGAGGCCGGGCGCACGCGCTGGATGGTGACGCTGCTCGGGACCGCGACCGTCGTCGATGACGAGGCCGAGACCACTGCTGCCCGCCGCCGGATCAACGAGAAGTACGACGCCGATTCCGAGGCCTACGCGGAAAACGCGCTGGTTCGGATCGATGTCGGCTCGGCGACCTACCGGATCTACGACGATGCGCTCGAGTGA
- a CDS encoding desampylase yields MIILPTAIREAILERARDGNPDEICGVLGGEYEPDGQSRVHSQYPATNVAETPRTRYEIDPEEQLAIFERLEDRGEEIVGFYHSHPRGPPRPSATDAAQATWPDRSYVIVSLEPLEVGSWRWRTDEDEDNTDQNGTTDEKFERERMVV; encoded by the coding sequence GTGATCATCCTGCCGACTGCAATCCGGGAGGCGATTCTCGAGCGCGCCCGCGACGGCAACCCCGACGAAATCTGTGGGGTCCTCGGTGGCGAGTACGAGCCCGACGGGCAGAGCCGCGTGCACTCGCAGTATCCGGCCACGAACGTCGCCGAAACGCCGCGAACGCGATACGAGATCGATCCCGAAGAGCAGTTGGCGATCTTCGAGCGCCTTGAGGATCGGGGCGAGGAGATCGTCGGCTTCTATCACTCCCATCCCCGCGGGCCGCCGCGGCCGAGCGCGACTGACGCTGCCCAAGCGACCTGGCCCGATCGCTCTTATGTGATCGTCTCGCTCGAGCCGCTTGAGGTAGGCTCGTGGCGGTGGCGGACAGATGAGGACGAGGATAATACCGATCAGAACGGGACGACTGACGAGAAATTCGAACGAGAACGGATGGTCGTCTGA
- a CDS encoding lysylphosphatidylglycerol synthase transmembrane domain-containing protein: MSDYDGTVVDYGRAVVRDHGVWLTALLSVVVFLGLAAYANVGDVTSALATLNWETFAAVIGLTTVGYGFRFAKWHYYLRRLEVDIPLEASAITFFSGLMMVVTPGKAGEVWKAWFLRKERDIPASKITSVVGAERITDLIALSAMAALGLLVYSRSSLPIVVVFGAIAAGIGLLQWRQASLAVIGRLESLPVVGDYATELERFYESAYRLFRVRPLVVSTLFSLVAWGLEGVALWLVLEGFGLETSVVIGLFVFGLGSVVGAVSMLPGGIAAAEASMVGVLLTFGYPEAVAAAATIVIRVGTLWYAAALGTAVFLTYKATR, encoded by the coding sequence ATGAGCGACTACGATGGGACCGTCGTCGACTACGGTCGGGCGGTCGTCCGCGACCACGGCGTCTGGCTGACGGCGCTCCTCTCGGTCGTCGTCTTCCTCGGCCTCGCTGCCTACGCGAACGTCGGCGACGTGACGAGCGCCCTCGCCACCCTGAACTGGGAGACGTTCGCGGCCGTCATTGGCCTGACGACCGTCGGGTACGGCTTTCGGTTCGCCAAGTGGCACTACTACCTCCGGCGACTCGAGGTGGACATCCCGCTCGAGGCGAGCGCAATCACCTTCTTCAGCGGCCTGATGATGGTCGTCACGCCGGGGAAAGCCGGCGAGGTCTGGAAGGCGTGGTTCCTCCGAAAGGAGCGCGACATCCCCGCGAGCAAGATCACCTCCGTCGTCGGCGCCGAGCGCATCACCGACCTCATCGCGCTCAGCGCGATGGCCGCGCTCGGGTTGCTGGTCTACAGCCGCTCGTCGCTCCCTATCGTCGTCGTCTTCGGCGCTATCGCGGCCGGTATCGGCCTGCTCCAGTGGCGACAGGCCAGTCTAGCCGTCATCGGACGACTCGAGTCGCTCCCGGTCGTCGGCGATTACGCGACCGAACTGGAGCGGTTCTACGAGAGCGCCTACCGGCTGTTCCGGGTGCGCCCACTGGTCGTTTCAACCCTGTTCAGCCTCGTGGCGTGGGGCCTGGAGGGCGTCGCCCTCTGGCTGGTCCTCGAGGGGTTCGGCCTCGAGACCAGCGTCGTGATCGGCCTGTTCGTCTTCGGCCTCGGCTCGGTCGTCGGCGCGGTATCGATGCTCCCCGGGGGGATCGCTGCGGCGGAGGCGTCGATGGTCGGCGTGCTGCTCACGTTCGGCTACCCCGAAGCCGTCGCGGCTGCCGCCACGATTGTGATCCGCGTGGGAACGCTGTGGTACGCCGCGGCGCTCGGGACGGCGGTGTTTCTTACGTACAAGGCGACTCGCTGA
- a CDS encoding PHP domain-containing protein: MTRRYDLQVHTDASPCSSTPPERVAAAAAAAGLDGIAVTDHDTLANVDAVRDAAPDDLDVVPAVEVTTTEGHLLALDVTEAPPQTDPLTVVDHVHEQGGVTVLSHPFDALRQYYETDLDTLADAVDGVETVNSRCVRRRFNERAAAFAAAHDLPATGGSDAHFPMEIGRAYTSIEGGGSLADAVRDGRVRAGGRGRYLSGHVATKLHQFRTASGRVVGTLTSGGFPRR, encoded by the coding sequence ATGACGCGGCGATACGATCTCCAAGTACACACGGACGCCTCGCCCTGCTCGAGCACACCTCCCGAGCGCGTGGCCGCGGCAGCGGCCGCCGCTGGACTCGACGGTATCGCTGTCACCGACCACGACACGCTCGCAAACGTCGACGCCGTTCGGGACGCCGCGCCGGACGACCTCGATGTGGTCCCCGCGGTCGAAGTGACGACGACCGAGGGTCACCTCCTGGCGCTCGACGTAACGGAGGCACCGCCTCAAACTGATCCGCTGACGGTGGTCGACCACGTCCACGAGCAGGGCGGCGTCACCGTCCTCTCGCATCCGTTCGACGCACTGCGACAGTACTACGAGACAGATCTCGACACACTCGCGGATGCCGTCGACGGGGTCGAAACGGTGAATTCCCGCTGCGTCCGCCGCCGGTTCAACGAGCGCGCAGCGGCGTTCGCGGCCGCCCACGACCTGCCAGCGACTGGCGGGAGCGACGCTCACTTCCCGATGGAGATCGGCCGTGCGTACACCAGCATCGAGGGCGGCGGCTCGCTCGCGGACGCCGTCCGCGACGGACGCGTTCGAGCGGGTGGTCGCGGACGGTACCTCTCAGGGCACGTCGCGACGAAACTCCACCAGTTCCGCACCGCTTCCGGTCGCGTCGTCGGGACGCTCACGTCGGGAGGGTTCCCGCGGCGATGA
- a CDS encoding decaprenyl-phosphate phosphoribosyltransferase, with protein MARAYTDQSRFVGAVSGLVKEIRPWQWYKQSVLLLGFVFSRSLFDPVAATNVALGIVAFCAIAGTTYIGNDILDIEEDRNHPRKKHRPIASGQVPIPVAVSFAFLLFVGGLTLSWYIGPLFLLVVCAYLAQNALYSSFLKDIVIVDVMVIAVGFVLRAIAGVVAIDVYLSPWLVVCTFLGALMLALGKRRHEMIVSDDPAASRATLAEYTEETLDQLLVVVLAALVVSYSLYTFFRGGLWMMSTLPFAFFAVFRYHFLAHTQTLGGDPKFLFGDRPFFINLVVWGLLVIAVLYGVPARLLKMIA; from the coding sequence ATGGCTCGTGCGTACACTGACCAGAGCCGGTTCGTCGGCGCCGTCTCGGGTCTAGTAAAGGAGATACGTCCCTGGCAGTGGTACAAGCAGAGCGTTCTGCTTCTGGGATTCGTCTTCTCCAGGAGTCTGTTCGATCCGGTCGCCGCAACGAACGTCGCCCTCGGGATCGTCGCCTTCTGTGCCATCGCGGGCACGACGTACATCGGCAACGACATCCTCGATATCGAGGAGGACCGTAACCATCCGCGGAAGAAACACCGCCCCATCGCCAGCGGACAGGTGCCGATTCCTGTGGCAGTGTCGTTCGCGTTCCTGCTCTTCGTCGGCGGACTGACCCTCTCCTGGTACATCGGTCCGCTGTTCCTCCTCGTCGTCTGCGCGTATCTCGCCCAGAATGCGCTCTACTCCTCGTTTCTGAAGGACATCGTGATTGTCGACGTGATGGTCATCGCCGTCGGGTTCGTCCTGCGAGCCATCGCAGGCGTCGTCGCCATCGACGTCTACCTGAGCCCCTGGCTCGTCGTCTGTACGTTCCTCGGGGCGCTCATGCTCGCGCTCGGCAAGCGCCGCCACGAGATGATCGTCAGTGACGATCCGGCCGCATCACGCGCTACCCTCGCCGAGTACACCGAGGAGACGCTCGACCAGTTACTCGTCGTCGTTCTGGCGGCGCTGGTTGTCTCTTATTCGCTCTACACGTTCTTTCGCGGCGGACTGTGGATGATGTCCACGCTCCCGTTCGCCTTCTTCGCGGTCTTCCGCTACCACTTCCTCGCCCACACGCAGACGCTGGGCGGTGACCCGAAGTTCCTCTTCGGCGACCGGCCGTTTTTCATCAACCTCGTCGTCTGGGGACTCCTCGTCATCGCGGTCCTTTACGGGGTTCCGGCCCGTCTCCTCAAAATGATCGCGTGA
- a CDS encoding DolP-mannose mannosyltransferase — MAVRSRVVSRSRWVAVLGPVVAVLFVAGFVRYMLVDWPTIATDPAFFQHTGWYVLNGGVPYLDVWDVNPPVPFGIAAVLSLLSGGDMLVLHGLSSAFTTFVAAMSVLLVGWVAYLVTGEDAAAVAAGLTMLVVPELFLLSPEGVRAQFYALFFGVLALALALRDRPFLAGAIAALSAGSWQSGGVFALLVVGMAYQRNRRTGALWTIAGGGVVTGVVVLVFAAVGALVPMFVETVVATLSAGSSYTLAERVYSILLVFGYGSLLLPVALYGWAHAAVRDRWERWWITAGGVLLALQVLFVDLDGSTDALLWLAFVALGVAVTVEHVTTWWSATLERRGDNATRATRRRWTAVAVVAVVAALVLSGLVWHFGSPAPQSTLYAMQQDAEPEADPLPITPDDADVPSMQTIYWDQMKPETCHYRLSWNEVRWISMTDDRLDRRACDGWPSRTDHG; from the coding sequence ATGGCCGTCCGTTCACGCGTCGTGAGTCGTTCCAGATGGGTCGCCGTCCTCGGTCCGGTCGTCGCCGTCCTGTTCGTCGCCGGCTTCGTCAGATACATGCTCGTCGACTGGCCGACGATCGCGACCGATCCCGCGTTCTTCCAGCATACGGGCTGGTACGTCCTCAACGGCGGCGTTCCGTATCTCGATGTCTGGGACGTGAACCCGCCCGTTCCGTTCGGGATCGCAGCCGTTCTCTCCCTCCTCTCCGGCGGGGACATGCTCGTCCTGCACGGCCTCAGCTCGGCGTTCACGACGTTCGTCGCTGCTATGAGCGTCCTGCTCGTCGGGTGGGTGGCATACCTCGTGACCGGAGAGGACGCGGCGGCGGTCGCCGCCGGCCTGACGATGCTGGTCGTCCCGGAACTCTTCCTCCTCTCTCCGGAAGGGGTGCGAGCCCAGTTCTATGCACTGTTTTTCGGTGTCCTCGCGCTCGCACTCGCCCTTCGCGACCGCCCCTTCCTCGCCGGGGCCATCGCGGCACTGAGCGCCGGTTCGTGGCAATCGGGAGGCGTCTTCGCGCTACTGGTCGTCGGAATGGCCTACCAGCGAAACAGGCGGACGGGCGCGCTCTGGACCATCGCGGGCGGCGGCGTCGTGACCGGCGTCGTCGTCCTCGTGTTCGCGGCCGTAGGTGCGCTCGTCCCCATGTTCGTCGAAACGGTGGTCGCGACGCTGTCCGCCGGATCGTCGTACACCCTGGCCGAGCGCGTCTACTCGATACTGCTCGTGTTCGGCTACGGGTCGCTACTCCTCCCGGTGGCGCTCTACGGCTGGGCGCACGCCGCCGTCCGCGACCGTTGGGAACGGTGGTGGATAACGGCGGGCGGCGTGTTACTCGCCCTTCAGGTGCTGTTCGTCGACCTGGACGGCTCGACGGACGCGCTCCTGTGGCTTGCCTTCGTCGCGCTTGGCGTCGCCGTCACCGTCGAGCACGTAACGACGTGGTGGTCGGCGACGCTGGAGCGCCGCGGTGATAACGCGACCCGGGCCACCCGACGTCGATGGACGGCCGTCGCCGTCGTCGCCGTCGTTGCGGCGCTCGTTCTCTCGGGACTAGTCTGGCACTTCGGCTCGCCAGCCCCGCAGTCGACGCTCTACGCGATGCAACAGGATGCCGAGCCGGAGGCAGACCCACTGCCAATAACGCCGGATGATGCGGACGTCCCGTCGATGCAGACCATCTATTGGGACCAGATGAAACCGGAGACCTGTCACTATCGGTTGAGTTGGAACGAGGTGCGGTGGATCTCGATGACTGACGATCGACTGGACAGACGGGCGTGCGACGGGTGGCCGAGTCGAACCGATCACGGCTAG
- a CDS encoding glycosyltransferase family 39 protein yields MSPSPTTEKDEGRNWDRSLASIPIELYPIALLAAALRLFRLDSESYWVDEVVSVTTATSNTPFELLISVPGNDPHPPLYYLLLSGWTAVFGTTELATRLLSALVGIATVVVLYGVGRRLFDREVGAIAAVFVAVSPFHIWYSQEVRMYNLLALLTALSFYWFVRMQTERPADEEGVRDDIWYVVSTVLLGYTHVFGLFVILAQNAYVFARYLVRIVPRSRLTVRRWITLEGITALLLAPWLVRLGRRTVAAHGDETSNVSWIPLPTAETVREMFAAYLGGYLFGESFPLFVSLVVVGCLVLALSSERATASGSDRQDAPVNAMYVVVLWFVVPILVPIALSHVVAPIFVDRYSIGASLAFFLLIAIGVRTFSRPSLRYAVVGVLLVGLALPLPAYYQNDQKEQWRGAAADVESNVDDNDVVLVSRPFTERTFSYYFDQSDVPTVRISPDASADEIRASVDGHDDVWIVLSYTGSSTNQRILEAVEGRAEYRGPVAVKRYNGITVVQFERTSDGG; encoded by the coding sequence ATGTCGCCGTCCCCGACGACCGAGAAAGATGAGGGGAGAAACTGGGATCGGTCCCTGGCCAGTATCCCGATTGAACTGTATCCGATCGCTCTCCTCGCGGCCGCGCTTCGGCTCTTCCGGCTGGACTCCGAGAGTTACTGGGTCGACGAAGTCGTCTCGGTGACCACTGCTACGTCGAACACGCCGTTCGAACTCCTGATCAGCGTGCCGGGGAACGATCCCCACCCGCCGTTGTACTATCTTCTCCTCTCCGGCTGGACGGCGGTCTTCGGAACGACCGAACTGGCCACTCGACTGTTATCGGCCCTCGTCGGAATCGCCACGGTAGTCGTCCTCTACGGGGTCGGTCGGCGACTCTTCGACCGAGAGGTCGGAGCGATCGCAGCGGTGTTCGTCGCTGTCTCACCGTTTCACATCTGGTACTCACAGGAGGTACGGATGTACAATCTGCTCGCACTGCTGACAGCGCTCTCATTCTACTGGTTCGTACGCATGCAGACGGAGAGACCGGCCGACGAGGAGGGCGTTCGGGACGATATCTGGTACGTCGTTTCCACGGTGCTCCTCGGCTATACACACGTCTTCGGGCTGTTCGTGATACTCGCCCAGAACGCGTACGTCTTCGCTCGATACCTCGTCCGGATCGTCCCCCGGTCGCGACTGACCGTCCGCCGCTGGATCACCCTTGAGGGGATCACAGCCCTCCTGCTCGCCCCGTGGTTGGTGCGGTTGGGCCGCCGTACGGTAGCGGCCCACGGCGATGAAACGAGCAACGTCTCGTGGATTCCGCTACCGACGGCCGAGACCGTCAGGGAGATGTTCGCCGCGTATCTCGGCGGCTACCTGTTCGGTGAGTCGTTCCCGCTGTTCGTCTCGCTCGTGGTCGTGGGCTGTCTGGTACTCGCGCTCTCGAGCGAGCGAGCGACGGCCTCAGGGTCCGATCGCCAGGACGCGCCAGTAAATGCCATGTACGTGGTCGTCCTCTGGTTCGTCGTCCCGATACTCGTCCCGATCGCCCTCTCGCACGTCGTCGCGCCGATCTTCGTGGATCGGTACTCGATCGGCGCGTCGCTGGCGTTTTTCCTCTTGATCGCGATAGGCGTGCGGACGTTCTCTCGCCCGTCGCTTCGGTACGCCGTCGTCGGAGTGCTCCTCGTCGGTCTCGCGTTGCCGCTCCCGGCGTACTATCAGAACGACCAGAAAGAACAGTGGCGGGGGGCCGCCGCCGACGTCGAGTCGAACGTCGACGACAACGATGTCGTCCTCGTGAGCAGACCGTTCACGGAGCGGACGTTCAGCTACTACTTCGATCAGTCGGACGTGCCTACGGTTCGGATTAGCCCCGACGCGTCGGCCGACGAAATACGGGCATCCGTCGACGGGCACGACGACGTCTGGATCGTCCTCTCGTACACCGGTTCATCGACCAACCAACGGATTCTCGAGGCGGTGGAGGGCCGCGCTGAGTATCGCGGCCCGGTAGCGGTGAAACGGTACAACGGAATTACAGTAGTCCAGTTCGAGCGGACGTCGGACGGCGGATAG
- a CDS encoding molybdopterin biosynthesis protein has protein sequence MNRKEFRDLASPAEAREAIDSLALEGGIERVSLEDARGRVLVARLDAELDVPGFDRASLDGYALRARDTFGTDEADPARLEIVGEIHAGAKPDVALEEGQAVEISTGAVMPDGADAMVPVERTDTDADGDEVLVRTSVAPGDNVMFAGADVAAGERALGPGTTITPRDIGLLSALGIDEVPVRAKPQVGIVSTGDELVRPGEDLDSERGEIYDVNSYTIAAGVEDAGGEAVLYPHAGDEQDEMEEILRTAADECDLVLSSGSTSASAVDVIYRVIEEQGELLLHGVSVKPGKPMLIGRLDNSAYVGLPGYPVSAMMVFRTFVAPAIREAAGTPEPASATVSGRLARQERYEEGRHRLMPVGIVTDGNGETLVYPVDKGSGATTSLADADGVVEVGPETDYLEEGEPVTVTLFSPDVRPPTLFGVGEDDPTVSRLLDGLENPRYLSVGTRPGLRRLREGVPDIAVAAGPLDRELEATEIGRWERKWGLVVRAGNPDEIEGLEDLVDRDLRFVNRTTDSGLRSSLGASVADLAGERGSDRHEIVDAIDGFELGLRAHESPARKVIAGDADAGLGLRETADRLDLGFVSLGQQPVCVLANPDRTSKEGVRELEAALSGVSSSEQ, from the coding sequence ATGAACCGCAAGGAATTCCGCGATCTCGCCTCCCCCGCAGAGGCACGCGAGGCGATCGACTCGCTGGCCCTTGAGGGCGGCATCGAGCGCGTCTCACTCGAGGATGCACGCGGCCGGGTGCTCGTGGCGCGACTCGACGCCGAACTCGACGTGCCGGGGTTCGACCGGGCGAGCCTCGACGGCTACGCCCTCCGGGCCCGGGACACGTTCGGCACGGACGAGGCTGATCCTGCCCGCCTTGAGATAGTCGGTGAGATCCACGCGGGTGCGAAACCGGACGTGGCGCTCGAGGAGGGGCAGGCTGTCGAAATCTCGACCGGCGCGGTGATGCCAGACGGCGCAGACGCGATGGTCCCCGTCGAGCGAACTGATACGGACGCTGACGGCGACGAGGTCCTGGTCCGTACCTCAGTCGCTCCCGGTGACAACGTCATGTTCGCGGGGGCAGACGTCGCCGCCGGCGAACGCGCGCTCGGTCCCGGAACGACGATCACGCCTCGCGACATCGGCCTGCTGTCGGCGCTGGGGATCGACGAGGTGCCGGTCCGAGCGAAACCGCAGGTCGGCATCGTCTCGACAGGTGACGAACTCGTCCGGCCGGGGGAGGACCTCGACAGCGAGCGCGGCGAGATCTACGACGTCAACAGCTACACCATCGCCGCGGGCGTCGAAGATGCCGGCGGGGAGGCTGTCCTCTACCCCCACGCCGGCGACGAGCAAGACGAGATGGAGGAGATTCTGCGGACCGCGGCTGACGAGTGTGACCTCGTGCTCTCCTCGGGATCGACCAGCGCGAGCGCGGTCGACGTTATCTATCGGGTTATCGAGGAACAGGGCGAGTTGCTGCTCCACGGCGTGAGCGTCAAACCAGGGAAGCCGATGCTGATCGGTCGGCTGGATAATTCCGCGTACGTCGGCCTCCCCGGCTATCCCGTCTCCGCGATGATGGTCTTCCGAACCTTCGTTGCACCGGCGATCCGCGAGGCGGCCGGAACGCCGGAGCCCGCATCCGCGACGGTCTCCGGCCGGCTGGCCAGACAGGAACGGTACGAGGAGGGTCGACACCGGCTCATGCCGGTCGGGATTGTCACGGACGGCAACGGCGAGACGCTCGTCTACCCTGTTGACAAGGGCAGCGGCGCGACGACCAGCCTCGCGGACGCCGACGGCGTCGTGGAAGTCGGCCCCGAGACCGACTACCTCGAGGAGGGCGAACCCGTCACGGTCACGCTGTTCTCGCCGGACGTCCGTCCGCCGACGCTGTTCGGCGTCGGCGAGGACGACCCGACGGTCTCGCGACTGCTCGACGGGCTCGAGAACCCGCGCTACCTCTCGGTCGGGACCCGGCCCGGCCTGCGGCGACTCCGCGAGGGCGTCCCCGATATCGCTGTGGCCGCAGGACCGCTCGATCGAGAACTCGAGGCAACCGAAATCGGGCGCTGGGAACGCAAGTGGGGGCTGGTCGTCCGGGCCGGCAACCCCGACGAGATCGAGGGGCTCGAGGATCTGGTCGATCGCGATCTGCGGTTCGTCAATCGGACGACGGATTCGGGGCTGCGCTCGAGTCTCGGTGCTTCGGTCGCCGACCTCGCCGGGGAACGGGGATCGGACCGCCATGAGATCGTCGACGCGATCGACGGATTCGAGCTGGGCCTGCGCGCCCACGAGAGCCCGGCCCGCAAGGTTATCGCGGGCGATGCCGACGCCGGCCTCGGGCTGCGCGAGACCGCTGATCGGCTCGATCTTGGATTCGTCTCCCTCGGCCAGCAGCCGGTGTGCGTTCTTGCGAACCCCGATCGAACGTCGAAGGAGGGGGTTCGGGAACTCGAGGCGGCGCTTTCGGGCGTGTCGTCGTCCGAACAGTAG